In Amyelois transitella isolate CPQ chromosome 13, ilAmyTran1.1, whole genome shotgun sequence, a genomic segment contains:
- the LOC106131403 gene encoding ragulator complex protein LAMTOR4 homolog, with protein MDKIPDQIGYLVLTEDGAVLESGGELENDERVATIITDLISLSNKVDPVAFAPNEQFKKISITYDDHWFVICISNKKIYVVKRTIPISVLDGNTVNV; from the exons ATGGACAAAATCCCAGATCAAATTGGTTATCTGGTGTTAACGGAAGACGGAGCCGTCCTTGAATCGGGTGGTGAGCTTGAAAACGATGAACGTGTTGCTACAATAATAACTGATCTTATCAGTTTGTCTAATAA agTGGACCCAGTGGCTTTTGCTCCTAATGAACAATTCAAGAAGATTTCTATAACTTATGATGATCATTGgtttgttatttgtatttccAATAAGAAGATTTATGTGGTGAAAAGAACCATTCCCATATCAGTCCTTGATGGAAATACAGTAAATGTTTGA